The Shewanella sp. MTB7 genome includes a window with the following:
- a CDS encoding outer membrane beta-barrel protein — protein sequence MKKQSLALVAVLATAIAAPTMAADWFVGGTVGAQQNTYKSSSTAADILDPAYNAQTDYWKNDDKNAVYEVRVGAYLNDNNRIYSTYSYNSDDYSKQQSVLMSYDYLVGLGASNKLNWFIGASAGVNHTSPSTDQISSSNNFVWGGQTGLMYKINDNLSTEIGYRYLKQDLNETNQYSITQGMGGITNVTVNNSLNDSQQLYLGVDYRF from the coding sequence ATGAAAAAGCAATCTTTAGCACTAGTCGCCGTTTTAGCAACCGCCATTGCAGCTCCAACAATGGCAGCAGATTGGTTTGTCGGTGGTACCGTTGGTGCTCAGCAAAACACCTATAAGTCTTCATCAACAGCAGCTGATATTCTTGACCCGGCATATAATGCGCAAACTGATTACTGGAAAAATGATGACAAGAATGCGGTATATGAAGTACGCGTAGGTGCTTACTTAAATGATAACAACCGTATTTATAGTACTTACTCATATAACTCTGATGATTATTCAAAACAGCAAAGTGTCTTAATGTCATATGACTATCTAGTAGGATTAGGCGCTTCTAATAAACTAAACTGGTTCATCGGTGCAAGTGCAGGTGTAAATCACACAAGCCCAAGTACAGACCAAATCAGCTCAAGCAATAACTTCGTTTGGGGTGGTCAAACGGGTCTGATGTATAAGATAAACGATAACTTAAGTACAGAGATAGGTTACCGCTACCTTAAGCAAGATCTTAATGAGACAAATCAGTACAGCATCACTCAAGGTATGGGTGGTATCACCAATGTGACGGTTAATAATTCGCTCAACGACAGCCAACAGTTATACCTTGGTGTTGACTACCGTTTCTAA
- a CDS encoding DUF1223 domain-containing protein — translation MGFSILLFIIFSGYVQAEQSLIDFKKQSTSIQPYIVELYTSQGCSSCPPAESWLSGFTERDTLWQDYFPLAFHVTYWDYIGWNDPFGQQGFSQRQYDHLNLKNTAQVYTPQFIINGEEWRGWFARDLLLGFNRQEQKVGILDVMIKDEILKVTFSGTDTDKSDKLELHLALVGSEMSTYVRLGENRNSRLLHNFTVLNHQVFESSVISSHWPEVTFNGILEDVNAKKGNPERLALVVWIERNGKAIQAVGDWLVK, via the coding sequence TTATTTATTATTTTTTCTGGTTATGTTCAGGCTGAGCAGTCATTAATTGACTTTAAAAAGCAGAGTACAAGTATTCAGCCCTATATTGTCGAACTGTACACTTCACAGGGGTGCAGTAGTTGTCCACCCGCTGAGAGTTGGCTTTCAGGTTTTACTGAGCGTGACACATTATGGCAGGATTACTTCCCCTTGGCCTTCCATGTTACTTATTGGGACTACATAGGTTGGAATGATCCTTTCGGTCAGCAAGGTTTCAGTCAACGCCAATACGATCACCTTAATTTAAAAAATACAGCTCAAGTTTATACTCCACAATTTATCATCAATGGAGAGGAATGGCGTGGATGGTTTGCTCGAGATCTACTGCTTGGTTTTAATAGGCAAGAGCAAAAGGTCGGTATTTTAGATGTCATGATTAAAGATGAAATATTAAAGGTAACATTCTCTGGTACGGATACTGACAAAAGCGATAAGTTGGAGCTGCATTTAGCTTTAGTCGGATCAGAGATGAGTACTTATGTTAGGCTTGGAGAAAATCGTAATTCACGTTTGCTGCATAATTTTACAGTGCTGAATCATCAGGTATTTGAATCAAGTGTCATCTCATCCCATTGGCCAGAAGTGACCTTTAATGGGATCTTAGAGGACGTTAATGCTAAGAAAGGTAACCCTGAACGCTTGGCATTGGTTGTCTGGATAGAGCGTAATGGTAAAGCGATTCAAGCAGTGGGAGATTGGTTAGTGAAGTAA